The Panthera uncia isolate 11264 chromosome C2, Puncia_PCG_1.0, whole genome shotgun sequence genome contains a region encoding:
- the CX3CR1 gene encoding CX3C chemokine receptor 1 isoform X1, with product MEGGEGKINQKPLPGARHSLSAFCADASQKPRTCQSPKNFIKMQPDSVAGPEVPHVCKLPVPGASLWREKLYFVSSTPQGSRAVAMPTHSPKSTLEYFEYDESAEACDMGDVVAFGTVFLSIFYSLVFAFGLVGNLLVVFALTNSRKPKSITDIYLLNLALSDLLFVATLPFWTHYLMSEQGLHNAVCKLSTTFFFIGFFGGIFFITIISIDRYRAIVLAANSMNTRTVQHGVTISLGVWAAAILVAAPQFMFTKQKENECLGDYPEVLQDLWPVLRNVEANLLGFLLPLLVLSYCYFRIMRTLFSCKNHKKAKAIKLIFLVIVVFFLFWTPYNIMIFLETLNLYDFFPNCDMKKDLRLALSVTETIAFTHCCLNPFIYAFAGEKFRRYLYHLYRKCLAVLCGHPVHVGFSPSESQTSKRESILSSNFTHHTSDGDASILL from the exons ATGGAGGGAGGCGAGGGGAAAATAAATCAGAAGCCCctaccaggtgccaggcactcACTAAGTGCCTTTTGTGCCGATGCGTCTCAGAAGCCACGCACTTGCCAATCTCCTAAGAATTTCATCAAAATGCAGCCTGATTCAGTGGCGGGGCCCGAGGTGCCACATGTCTGTAAGCTCCCGGTGCCTGGGGCCTCGCTTTGGAGAGAGAAGCTGTACTTCGTTTCATCCACACCCCAGGGCAGCCGG GCCGTCGCCATGCCCACCCACTCCCCCAAATCAACTTTGGAATACTTTGAGTACGATGAGTCGGCCGAAGCCTGTGATATGGGGGACGTTGTGGCCTTCGGGACCGTCTTCCTGTCCATATTTTACTCCCTTGTTTTTGCCTTTGGCCTGGTGGGAAATCTGCTGGTAGTGTTTGCCCTCACCAACAGCCGGAAACCCAAGAGTATCACGGACATTTACCTCCTGAACCTGGCCTTGTCGGATCTGCTCTTTGTAGCCACGTTGCCTTTCTGGACTCACTACCTGATGAGCGAGCAAGGCCTTCACAACGCCGTGTGCAAACTGTCTACCACCTTCTTCTTCATCGGCTTTTTTGGAGGCATATTCTTCATCACTATCATCAGCATCGACAGGTACCGGGCCATCGTCCTGGCCGCCAACTCCATGAACACCCGGACCGTGCAGCATGGCGTCACCATCAGCCTGGGCGTCTGGGCGGCAGCCATCTTGGTGGCAGCACCTCAGTTCATgttcacaaaacaaaaagaaaacgaGTGCCTTGGTGACTACCCTGAGGTCCTGCAGGACCTCTGGCCCGTTCTCCGCAACGTGGAGGCAAATTTGCTTGGTTTCCTACTCCCCCTGCTCGTTTTGAGCTACTGTTACTTCAGAATCATGCGGACACTGTTTTCCTGCAAGAACCACAAGAAAGCCAAAGCCATTAAGCTGATCTTCCTGGTGATCGTCgtgttttttctcttctggacACCCTACAACATCATGATTTTTTTAGAGACGCTTAATCTCTATGACTTCTTTCCCAATTGTGACATGAAGAAGGATCTGAGGTTGGCCCTCAGTGTGACTGAGACAATTGCATTCACCCACTGTTGCCTCAACCCCTTTATCTATGCGTTTGCTGGAGAGAAGTTCAGAAGATACCTTTACCACCTGTATAGAAAATGCCTGGCCGTCCTGTGTGGTCATCCTGTCCACGTCGGTTTCTCCCCGTCTGAATCACAAACGAGCAAGCGGGAAAGCATTCTGAGCAGTAATTTTACTCACCACACCAGTGATGGGGATGCGTCCATCCTTCTCTGA
- the CX3CR1 gene encoding CX3C chemokine receptor 1 isoform X3 — protein sequence MQHTVPGTILRMTLWADVRMSPSLADEGCQTQRFQVHSRSLGQRADAVAMPTHSPKSTLEYFEYDESAEACDMGDVVAFGTVFLSIFYSLVFAFGLVGNLLVVFALTNSRKPKSITDIYLLNLALSDLLFVATLPFWTHYLMSEQGLHNAVCKLSTTFFFIGFFGGIFFITIISIDRYRAIVLAANSMNTRTVQHGVTISLGVWAAAILVAAPQFMFTKQKENECLGDYPEVLQDLWPVLRNVEANLLGFLLPLLVLSYCYFRIMRTLFSCKNHKKAKAIKLIFLVIVVFFLFWTPYNIMIFLETLNLYDFFPNCDMKKDLRLALSVTETIAFTHCCLNPFIYAFAGEKFRRYLYHLYRKCLAVLCGHPVHVGFSPSESQTSKRESILSSNFTHHTSDGDASILL from the exons atgcAACACACTGTGCCGGGCACAATCCTCAGAATGACGCTGTGGGCAGACGTGAGAATGAGTCCCAGTCTTGCAGATGAGGGATGTCAGACTCAGAGGTTCCAAGTTCATTCGAGGTCACTTGGCCAGAGGGCAGAC GCCGTCGCCATGCCCACCCACTCCCCCAAATCAACTTTGGAATACTTTGAGTACGATGAGTCGGCCGAAGCCTGTGATATGGGGGACGTTGTGGCCTTCGGGACCGTCTTCCTGTCCATATTTTACTCCCTTGTTTTTGCCTTTGGCCTGGTGGGAAATCTGCTGGTAGTGTTTGCCCTCACCAACAGCCGGAAACCCAAGAGTATCACGGACATTTACCTCCTGAACCTGGCCTTGTCGGATCTGCTCTTTGTAGCCACGTTGCCTTTCTGGACTCACTACCTGATGAGCGAGCAAGGCCTTCACAACGCCGTGTGCAAACTGTCTACCACCTTCTTCTTCATCGGCTTTTTTGGAGGCATATTCTTCATCACTATCATCAGCATCGACAGGTACCGGGCCATCGTCCTGGCCGCCAACTCCATGAACACCCGGACCGTGCAGCATGGCGTCACCATCAGCCTGGGCGTCTGGGCGGCAGCCATCTTGGTGGCAGCACCTCAGTTCATgttcacaaaacaaaaagaaaacgaGTGCCTTGGTGACTACCCTGAGGTCCTGCAGGACCTCTGGCCCGTTCTCCGCAACGTGGAGGCAAATTTGCTTGGTTTCCTACTCCCCCTGCTCGTTTTGAGCTACTGTTACTTCAGAATCATGCGGACACTGTTTTCCTGCAAGAACCACAAGAAAGCCAAAGCCATTAAGCTGATCTTCCTGGTGATCGTCgtgttttttctcttctggacACCCTACAACATCATGATTTTTTTAGAGACGCTTAATCTCTATGACTTCTTTCCCAATTGTGACATGAAGAAGGATCTGAGGTTGGCCCTCAGTGTGACTGAGACAATTGCATTCACCCACTGTTGCCTCAACCCCTTTATCTATGCGTTTGCTGGAGAGAAGTTCAGAAGATACCTTTACCACCTGTATAGAAAATGCCTGGCCGTCCTGTGTGGTCATCCTGTCCACGTCGGTTTCTCCCCGTCTGAATCACAAACGAGCAAGCGGGAAAGCATTCTGAGCAGTAATTTTACTCACCACACCAGTGATGGGGATGCGTCCATCCTTCTCTGA
- the CX3CR1 gene encoding CX3C chemokine receptor 1 isoform X2 codes for MPTHSPKSTLEYFEYDESAEACDMGDVVAFGTVFLSIFYSLVFAFGLVGNLLVVFALTNSRKPKSITDIYLLNLALSDLLFVATLPFWTHYLMSEQGLHNAVCKLSTTFFFIGFFGGIFFITIISIDRYRAIVLAANSMNTRTVQHGVTISLGVWAAAILVAAPQFMFTKQKENECLGDYPEVLQDLWPVLRNVEANLLGFLLPLLVLSYCYFRIMRTLFSCKNHKKAKAIKLIFLVIVVFFLFWTPYNIMIFLETLNLYDFFPNCDMKKDLRLALSVTETIAFTHCCLNPFIYAFAGEKFRRYLYHLYRKCLAVLCGHPVHVGFSPSESQTSKRESILSSNFTHHTSDGDASILL; via the coding sequence ATGCCCACCCACTCCCCCAAATCAACTTTGGAATACTTTGAGTACGATGAGTCGGCCGAAGCCTGTGATATGGGGGACGTTGTGGCCTTCGGGACCGTCTTCCTGTCCATATTTTACTCCCTTGTTTTTGCCTTTGGCCTGGTGGGAAATCTGCTGGTAGTGTTTGCCCTCACCAACAGCCGGAAACCCAAGAGTATCACGGACATTTACCTCCTGAACCTGGCCTTGTCGGATCTGCTCTTTGTAGCCACGTTGCCTTTCTGGACTCACTACCTGATGAGCGAGCAAGGCCTTCACAACGCCGTGTGCAAACTGTCTACCACCTTCTTCTTCATCGGCTTTTTTGGAGGCATATTCTTCATCACTATCATCAGCATCGACAGGTACCGGGCCATCGTCCTGGCCGCCAACTCCATGAACACCCGGACCGTGCAGCATGGCGTCACCATCAGCCTGGGCGTCTGGGCGGCAGCCATCTTGGTGGCAGCACCTCAGTTCATgttcacaaaacaaaaagaaaacgaGTGCCTTGGTGACTACCCTGAGGTCCTGCAGGACCTCTGGCCCGTTCTCCGCAACGTGGAGGCAAATTTGCTTGGTTTCCTACTCCCCCTGCTCGTTTTGAGCTACTGTTACTTCAGAATCATGCGGACACTGTTTTCCTGCAAGAACCACAAGAAAGCCAAAGCCATTAAGCTGATCTTCCTGGTGATCGTCgtgttttttctcttctggacACCCTACAACATCATGATTTTTTTAGAGACGCTTAATCTCTATGACTTCTTTCCCAATTGTGACATGAAGAAGGATCTGAGGTTGGCCCTCAGTGTGACTGAGACAATTGCATTCACCCACTGTTGCCTCAACCCCTTTATCTATGCGTTTGCTGGAGAGAAGTTCAGAAGATACCTTTACCACCTGTATAGAAAATGCCTGGCCGTCCTGTGTGGTCATCCTGTCCACGTCGGTTTCTCCCCGTCTGAATCACAAACGAGCAAGCGGGAAAGCATTCTGAGCAGTAATTTTACTCACCACACCAGTGATGGGGATGCGTCCATCCTTCTCTGA